A window from Vulcanimicrobium alpinum encodes these proteins:
- the rsmA gene encoding 16S rRNA (adenine(1518)-N(6)/adenine(1519)-N(6))-dimethyltransferase RsmA — translation MASRGLRPKKRLGQHFLMDGGTANRIARLAVHAPGDRVLEIGAGTGALTAALLRLEADVTAFDLDEDMVAILRSRPDLAGAEIRSGDALTFDYAGWTGERDWCAAGNLPYNVGTPTLVRLASLPRPPQRIVAMIQKDVADRLLAKPGTPSYGSLTIAIELTMTTQRAFSVPPSAFFPRPGVVSSVVVLRRRATPAAPVRDRARFEQVVRGAFAYRRKTLANSLSLALECPRDRIADAIASLSLDPDVRGEHLDLTTFARLTDALFG, via the coding sequence TTGGCATCGCGCGGCCTGCGCCCGAAAAAGCGGCTCGGTCAGCATTTCCTCATGGACGGCGGGACGGCGAACCGTATCGCGCGACTCGCCGTGCACGCGCCCGGCGACCGCGTCCTTGAGATCGGGGCCGGGACCGGCGCCTTGACCGCGGCGCTGCTGCGGCTCGAAGCCGACGTTACCGCCTTCGACCTCGACGAAGACATGGTCGCGATCCTGCGTTCGCGTCCCGATCTGGCCGGCGCCGAGATCCGCTCGGGCGACGCGCTGACCTTCGATTACGCGGGCTGGACGGGCGAACGCGACTGGTGCGCGGCCGGCAACCTTCCCTATAACGTCGGCACGCCGACCCTGGTGCGGCTGGCGTCGCTCCCGCGTCCGCCGCAGCGCATCGTCGCGATGATTCAGAAGGACGTCGCGGACCGGCTCCTGGCCAAGCCCGGGACGCCGTCCTACGGCAGCCTGACGATCGCGATCGAGCTGACGATGACGACGCAGCGCGCGTTCAGCGTCCCGCCGAGCGCGTTCTTTCCGCGGCCCGGCGTGGTGTCGTCGGTCGTCGTGCTGCGGCGCCGCGCGACGCCGGCGGCGCCGGTCCGCGATCGCGCGCGCTTCGAACAGGTCGTGCGCGGCGCGTTCGCGTACCGGCGCAAGACGCTCGCGAACTCGCTCTCACTCGCGCTGGAATGTCCGCGCGACCGGATCGCCGACGCGATCGCCTCCCTCTCGCTCGATCCCGACGTGCGTGGTGAACATCTCGACCTCACGACCTTTGCCCGGCTCACCGACGCGCTCTTCGGCTGA
- a CDS encoding glycosyltransferase → MRIGFFTECYKPIVNGIVSSIDALREGLRAHGVDVTTIAPHFPDFVDDARDVVRIPSLPLPTRTAYRLCVPYLNAGDRRRVRGIDVVHAHSPFVTGWMAAAYARRHRIPLVFTYHTRLDAYAHYAPFDRVATERAMVTLTRRYANAADAVIVPTRAMEMRLRELGVRAAIAVVPSAIDVAAFAAGVRRSDVRARLGADDARPLALVVARLGAEKNVELALDALVRLPEARLAVVGEGPQRAELEARAAALGLSARVRFTGALPRASLADVYASADAFVFPSTTDTQGLVLAEALAAGLPIVAAESAASRDVLAGAGRIVAADPAAVAAALSAAFDAGRDQSAVHLAYSRFTVGMQAGRILELYRGVLAARAA, encoded by the coding sequence GTGCGAATCGGGTTCTTCACCGAATGCTACAAGCCGATCGTCAACGGCATCGTGTCGAGCATCGACGCGCTGCGCGAGGGCTTGCGCGCGCACGGCGTCGACGTCACGACGATCGCCCCGCACTTTCCCGATTTCGTCGACGACGCGCGCGACGTGGTGCGCATCCCGTCGCTGCCGCTCCCGACCCGGACGGCGTATCGTCTGTGCGTCCCGTATCTGAACGCCGGCGACCGCCGCCGCGTGCGCGGGATCGACGTCGTTCACGCGCACTCGCCGTTCGTCACCGGCTGGATGGCCGCGGCGTACGCGCGCCGGCATCGCATCCCGCTCGTCTTCACGTATCACACGCGGCTCGACGCGTACGCGCATTACGCGCCGTTCGACCGCGTCGCGACGGAGCGCGCGATGGTGACGCTCACCCGACGCTACGCGAACGCCGCCGACGCCGTCATCGTCCCGACGCGCGCGATGGAGATGCGATTGCGCGAGCTGGGCGTGCGCGCGGCGATCGCGGTGGTGCCCAGCGCGATCGACGTCGCGGCGTTTGCCGCCGGCGTGCGGCGCTCCGACGTGCGCGCGCGGCTCGGTGCGGACGACGCGCGTCCGCTGGCGCTCGTCGTCGCGCGCCTCGGCGCGGAGAAGAACGTCGAGCTCGCGCTCGACGCGCTGGTACGGCTGCCGGAGGCGCGGCTCGCCGTCGTCGGCGAGGGCCCGCAGCGTGCCGAGCTCGAGGCGCGGGCGGCGGCCCTGGGCCTGTCCGCGCGCGTGCGGTTCACCGGCGCGCTGCCGCGGGCGAGCCTGGCCGACGTCTACGCCTCAGCCGACGCCTTCGTCTTTCCGTCGACGACCGATACCCAGGGACTGGTCCTCGCCGAGGCACTGGCGGCGGGTCTCCCGATCGTCGCGGCGGAGAGCGCGGCGTCGCGCGACGTGCTGGCCGGGGCGGGGCGCATCGTCGCCGCCGACCCGGCAGCGGTCGCGGCCGCCCTGAGCGCCGCATTCGATGCGGGACGCGATCAGAGTGCCGTACATTTGGCATACTCACGCTTTACGGTGGGGATGCAAGCGGGCCGGATCCTCGAGCTGTATCGGGGCGTGCTGGCCGCGCGGGCAGCTTGA
- a CDS encoding 3D domain-containing protein — protein MLSLGLLLPLGSGSFADRIANTVAAVADPGPAKHVTLIRDGVSETLATHAPTPDALLAERGVLRAADDALSVAPQSPLTDGETVSYRAAVPVTIIVDGQTRQLRSAAPTVGALLASQGVAYDRHDELAPAPAAPLENDVVVNVRHVDAWTETVRNAIRVPVVKRFAYTLPAGKSQVISAGHAGIREVRYSVARTPDRRATRRTLLLARVLRAPQARIVAEGVGEYAALAHFAERGIAGTLRLASSALSMVATAYTASCGGCTGTTASGRPAGHGVVAVDPAVIPLGTHMYIPGYGHAVAGDTGGAIRGNRIDLGFNSNAAANEFGRRPITVYLIK, from the coding sequence GTGCTTTCCCTGGGGCTTCTCCTTCCGCTCGGCAGCGGTTCGTTCGCGGACCGGATCGCCAATACCGTCGCAGCGGTCGCGGATCCCGGCCCCGCCAAGCACGTCACGCTCATCCGCGACGGCGTCTCCGAGACGCTGGCAACCCATGCCCCCACGCCCGACGCTCTTCTCGCGGAGCGCGGCGTCCTGCGGGCCGCCGATGACGCCCTGAGCGTCGCACCGCAAAGCCCCCTCACCGACGGCGAGACCGTCTCCTATCGCGCAGCCGTCCCCGTCACGATCATCGTCGACGGTCAGACCCGTCAACTGCGCAGCGCCGCGCCCACCGTCGGCGCCCTGCTCGCTTCTCAAGGCGTCGCCTACGACCGTCACGACGAACTCGCACCCGCTCCGGCGGCTCCGCTCGAGAACGACGTCGTCGTCAACGTGCGCCATGTCGACGCGTGGACCGAGACGGTCCGCAACGCGATCCGCGTCCCGGTCGTGAAGCGCTTTGCGTACACCCTGCCGGCCGGCAAGTCGCAGGTGATCAGCGCCGGACACGCCGGGATCCGCGAGGTGCGCTACAGCGTCGCGCGCACGCCGGACCGCCGTGCCACCCGCCGCACCCTGCTGCTCGCGCGCGTCCTGCGGGCGCCGCAAGCCCGGATCGTCGCGGAAGGGGTCGGCGAGTATGCCGCGCTCGCGCACTTTGCCGAACGCGGGATCGCCGGGACGCTCCGGCTCGCCAGCAGCGCCCTCTCGATGGTCGCCACGGCCTATACCGCGAGCTGCGGCGGCTGCACCGGCACGACGGCCAGCGGACGACCCGCCGGGCACGGCGTCGTCGCGGTCGATCCGGCCGTGATCCCGCTGGGGACGCACATGTACATCCCGGGTTACGGGCACGCGGTCGCCGGCGACACCGGCGGCGCGATTCGCGGAAACCGGATCGACCTCGGCTTCAACTCCAACGCGGCGGCCAACGAGTTCGGCCGCCGGCCGATCACGGTCTACCTGATCAAATAA
- a CDS encoding CPBP family intramembrane glutamic endopeptidase, with amino-acid sequence MPGSPTRSSADAFLWWRSLLFALALIAAGVVLPIFVAAFLLVGHAMTKSDLTSPATALGLQFVSYAFVLVVCLAYLPRLARSSLADLGLRLPNAAEVGWGLAGAVAMLVAVDLVGSLEERLFHTKITETAIDLLKATRGTLLTTLFVTFACVIAPFFEELQFRGFLYNALRRYLPTAWAAILSGLVFGAAHFSALAIVPLACGGVVLALVYERTRSLAATTIAHGLFNAAGVTALLVFHQA; translated from the coding sequence TTGCCCGGCTCACCGACGCGCTCTTCGGCTGACGCATTCCTGTGGTGGCGATCCCTGCTCTTCGCGCTCGCGCTGATCGCGGCGGGCGTCGTCCTTCCGATCTTCGTCGCGGCGTTTCTGCTCGTCGGACACGCGATGACGAAGAGCGACCTCACCTCGCCGGCGACGGCGCTGGGGCTCCAGTTCGTCTCGTACGCGTTCGTGCTCGTCGTGTGCCTCGCGTATCTGCCGCGGCTGGCCCGCAGTTCGCTCGCCGACCTCGGACTGCGCCTGCCGAACGCGGCCGAGGTGGGCTGGGGGCTCGCCGGCGCCGTCGCGATGCTGGTCGCCGTCGATCTCGTCGGCAGCCTCGAAGAGCGGCTCTTTCACACCAAGATCACCGAGACCGCGATCGATCTGCTCAAGGCGACGCGCGGGACGCTGCTCACGACGCTGTTCGTGACGTTCGCGTGCGTCATCGCCCCGTTCTTCGAGGAGCTGCAGTTCCGCGGCTTCCTCTATAACGCGCTTCGCCGCTATCTGCCCACCGCCTGGGCCGCGATTCTCTCCGGACTCGTCTTCGGCGCCGCGCATTTTTCGGCGCTTGCGATCGTCCCGCTCGCCTGCGGCGGCGTCGTCCTCGCGCTCGTCTACGAGCGCACGCGTTCGCTCGCCGCGACCACGATCGCGCACGGGCTCTTCAACGCGGCCGGCGTCACCGCGCTGCTGGTGTTCCACCAGGCATAG